The proteins below are encoded in one region of Pelecanus crispus isolate bPelCri1 chromosome 4, bPelCri1.pri, whole genome shotgun sequence:
- the LOC104032584 gene encoding histamine H2 receptor, which translates to MAQTQQDFNSGKMLMDKNESWFSNFSSTASSFVKGGGNGAGIGLQEVVIGLILTLIDLITLLGNTVVFICPVVEKRLRTVTYMFIMSLAMADFLVACLVMPFSIIYEVTGMWLFGKLFCKVWISFDVMFCTASIVTLCFISLDRYCSVVTPYHYSKRMSRGRCIVMTCMVWVYSSLISFLPVMQGWNEIPGVDFDAGRECIFVTNWMFAIVASALAFFVPFMVMCSMYFFIYRASRLKATRIMSQTLEIHYHPNSKRQNHLQLENKATRTISIIISVFVLCWLPYFVLNVWLAARGADSTSTVLVDTFKIITWLGYCNSTINPMLYAFLNRDFQRALKKLLVCRHRSQVDIGEDMVSIATFSKTAPDQEYSITVPVPNGALKGKAKQ; encoded by the exons ATGGCACAGACACAGCAGG atTTTAATAGTGGGAAGATGCTGATGGACAAAAACGAATCTTGGTTCTCTAATTTCTCCTCTACTGCCTCCTCCTTTGTGAAAGGAGGTGGCAACGGGGCAGGGATCGGCCTCCAGGAGGTGGTCATTGGGCTGATATTAACCCTCATTGACTTAATCACGCTCCTGGGAAATACAGTAGTCTTCATCTGCCCGGTGGTGGAAAAGAGGCTGCGCACCGTCACCTATATGTTTATCATGTCCCTGGCCATGGCAGATTTCCTTGTAGCTTGTCTGGTCATGCCCTTTAG TATCATTTATGAGGTGACGGGGATGTGGTTGTTCGGGAAGCTGTTCTGCAAAGTCTGGATCTCCTTTGACGTCATGTTCTGCACTGCGTCCATCGTCACGTTGTGCTTCATTAGCCTGGACAGATACTGCTCCGTGGTGACCCCGTACCACTATTCAAAAAGGATGTCCCGTGGCAG ATGCATCGTGATGACCTGCATGGTCTGGGTATACTCCTCcctcatttccttccttcccgTCATGCAAGGCTGGAATGAGATCCCCGGGGTGGACTTTGATGCAGGCAGAGAATGCATCTTTGTCACCAACTGGATGTTTGCCATTGTGGCTTCTGCTCTGGCATTTTTCGTTCCCTTCATGGTCATGTGCAGCATGTATTTCTTCATCTACCGAGCTTCACGGCTCAAGGCCACTCGTATCATGTCTCAGACCCTGGAGATTCACTACCACCCCAACAGCAAGCGGCAGAACCATTTGCAGCTGGAGAACAAGGCCACACGGACCATTAGCATTATCATTTCAGTATTTGTGCTTTGCTGGCTGCCATACTTTGTCCTGAACGtctggctggctgccagaggCGCTGACTCTACCAGCACAGTCTTGGTTGACACCTTCAAGATCATCACTTGGTTAGGGTATTGCAACTCCACCATCAACCCAATGCTCTACGCTTTCCTGAACCGGGACTTCCAACGGGCCCTGAAGAAGCTGCTCGTTTGCAGGCACAGGTCTCAGGTGGACATAGGAGAAGACATGGTTTCTATAGCCACGTTTTCCAAGACTGCTCCAGACCAGGAATATAGCATTACGGTGCCAGTGCCCAATGGAGCCCTGAAGGGCAAAGCCAAGCAATAG